Proteins encoded within one genomic window of Geotalea daltonii FRC-32:
- a CDS encoding TolC family protein, whose amino-acid sequence MGTTVFGKGAWLFVPGILCFLTSAPVFAETQKLALPQVIEISLQNNGDLKSFREEKGIRDAGKNRAGLLPNPTLELNGGTGALTGSSAENSLSLGISQEFLLAGKRHKRLVIAEQELAAYRWQLADRERALREEVKMAFYDAILAEQRLNLTDRSIALNRQLLDVTKERLAAGDIPELEMNLVKVELTRSEGTRIEVERALLQNRARLFTLMGLPAIESPAIAGNLDNDLPTAKSLVDLKQLALVKRPDLKVLEAEKSKGEADIALAKSEAIPNLTAGFTVTREATTIEVGGVEGKDTDYIVGVKLSIPIPVFDKNQAGIQEARAKRSTTDSRFTAATRRAEREVETAHASYLNADKILSLYKSNIIPQLEENLKLTQEAYRLGEVGILAVIQEQKKFFESNEAYLTALHSRQLALTKLEAAVGVSFD is encoded by the coding sequence TTGGGAACAACTGTATTTGGAAAAGGAGCTTGGCTCTTTGTGCCCGGCATCCTCTGTTTTCTGACTTCTGCACCGGTATTCGCCGAGACACAGAAGCTGGCGTTGCCGCAGGTAATCGAAATTTCGTTACAGAACAACGGTGATCTCAAATCGTTCCGTGAAGAGAAAGGCATTCGCGATGCCGGTAAAAACCGTGCGGGACTGCTGCCCAATCCTACCCTCGAACTGAACGGAGGCACCGGTGCCCTGACCGGCAGCAGCGCCGAAAACAGCCTGTCGCTAGGGATTTCCCAGGAGTTCCTGCTGGCCGGAAAACGCCATAAACGGCTCGTCATCGCTGAACAGGAACTGGCAGCGTACCGGTGGCAACTGGCTGATCGTGAACGAGCGCTCCGCGAAGAGGTCAAGATGGCATTCTATGACGCCATACTGGCTGAACAGCGGCTTAACCTGACGGACCGTTCCATTGCACTCAATAGACAACTCCTTGATGTGACAAAGGAGCGTCTGGCCGCCGGAGACATTCCGGAGCTGGAAATGAATCTGGTCAAAGTGGAATTGACGCGCAGTGAAGGTACACGAATCGAGGTCGAGCGTGCGCTGCTGCAAAACCGCGCCAGACTTTTCACGCTGATGGGGTTGCCGGCCATTGAATCTCCGGCGATTGCAGGGAATCTGGATAATGACCTGCCTACGGCAAAGAGTCTGGTCGATCTGAAACAGCTGGCGCTCGTGAAACGTCCTGATCTGAAAGTATTGGAGGCGGAAAAATCAAAGGGGGAAGCGGATATTGCCCTTGCCAAGTCGGAAGCCATCCCGAACCTTACCGCCGGCTTCACGGTAACACGCGAGGCAACGACCATAGAGGTGGGCGGAGTGGAAGGCAAGGACACGGACTATATCGTCGGCGTGAAGCTGTCGATCCCCATTCCGGTGTTCGATAAAAATCAGGCCGGTATTCAAGAAGCCAGGGCCAAGCGGAGTACTACCGACAGCCGTTTTACTGCAGCCACAAGGAGAGCTGAACGGGAAGTAGAGACTGCCCATGCCAGCTATCTCAATGCCGATAAGATCCTCTCACTCTACAAATCGAACATCATTCCCCAGCTTGAAGAAAACCTGAAGCTGACCCAGGAAGCATATCGCCTCGGTGAAGTCGGCATTCTGGCCGTCATCCAGGAACAAAAGAAATTCTTCGAAAGCAATGAAGCTTACCTTACGGCGCTTCACAGCCGGCAGCTGGCGCTGACAAAGCTGGAGGCGGCGGTGGGTGTGTCATTTGATTAA
- a CDS encoding substrate-binding domain-containing protein has product MVPGVRITVVVSIILSIVLSLAERHHALAGETIRINGSGAALDILKPMILEYRKKHPQVNFRMDRPLGSTGAIKALLAGVVDVAVSSKILTPEESAQGALASDYGKIPLAVVSTAGVGKKEITTRELEDIYTGKLTKWPNGETIRIILRPREDIDTKILGELSPGMGRALREAHKKPGMIFSITDPEATESIIKTPGAIGTAAICCVIDNKGRLNALSLNGRKASAKGVADGTYPLAKDLRFITIRKTPPAALDFLRFVYSAKGRAIAEKEGILVTAKDAGRS; this is encoded by the coding sequence ATGGTACCTGGTGTCAGAATAACAGTTGTTGTGTCAATTATCCTGTCAATCGTGCTGTCCCTTGCTGAACGCCATCATGCTCTGGCTGGGGAAACCATCCGGATCAATGGTTCCGGTGCAGCTTTGGACATCCTTAAACCGATGATACTGGAGTACAGGAAAAAGCATCCCCAGGTTAATTTCCGGATGGACAGGCCATTGGGAAGTACAGGAGCCATCAAGGCTCTTCTTGCCGGGGTGGTGGATGTTGCTGTCAGCAGCAAGATTCTTACGCCAGAGGAGTCGGCACAGGGGGCTCTGGCTAGCGATTATGGAAAGATTCCCCTGGCTGTTGTTTCCACCGCTGGGGTCGGCAAAAAAGAGATAACGACCAGGGAGCTAGAGGATATCTATACCGGAAAGCTGACGAAATGGCCCAATGGTGAGACGATCCGCATCATCCTGCGCCCCAGGGAAGACATCGACACGAAAATCCTCGGAGAGCTGTCTCCAGGGATGGGACGCGCGCTGCGGGAGGCACATAAAAAGCCGGGAATGATTTTTTCCATAACCGACCCGGAAGCCACGGAAAGCATAATCAAAACTCCTGGAGCTATCGGCACGGCAGCCATCTGCTGTGTCATTGACAACAAGGGCAGGCTGAATGCCCTCAGCCTCAACGGCAGGAAAGCCTCAGCCAAGGGGGTAGCCGACGGCACTTATCCCCTGGCCAAAGACCTCCGTTTCATCACTATCCGCAAAACCCCGCCCGCCGCCCTGGATTTCCTTCGCTTTGTCTACTCTGCCAAAGGGCGTGCCATTGCGGAAAAGGAGGGCATATTGGTTACGGCAAAGGATGCAGGAAGATCATGA
- a CDS encoding efflux RND transporter periplasmic adaptor subunit has product MNKKAIIIGLILALVLGGGVAYQLTHSVTGGDEHAEHKDEKGVHEEKEHKEEKGGHEGHEEKSEAGSVKMTAEVQKENGVVVTVAKKQPIAGMISATGKVEANADRIAHVSPRISGKIVAVKASLGDSVASGQSLATLDSIELGEALNRYQQSKTKLALAQSNMDRIKALVEKKIAARKDILQAETDYKTAQTELHTDEERLSLYGVSASDLKGDGHKKPRLPVRSPIGGIITEKHAIVGELADPSKSLYTVADLSSVWVLVDIHEKDLAKVRRGQPAIVSVGAFPDQKLKGRITYIADLVDETTRTVKARIEVPNPGRKLKPEMFATVELALSAGAPPVLAVPEDAVQDLDGKKVVFIAESDAEFAVRQVQAGRTAGGMVEIVSGLKEGDRYAIKGAFILKSEIKKGELVDEHGHGE; this is encoded by the coding sequence GTGAACAAGAAAGCAATCATCATCGGACTCATCCTTGCCCTGGTCCTGGGGGGGGGCGTCGCCTACCAGCTGACCCATTCCGTAACAGGAGGTGACGAGCATGCCGAACATAAGGACGAAAAGGGTGTCCACGAAGAGAAGGAACACAAGGAAGAGAAGGGAGGACATGAGGGCCATGAGGAAAAGAGTGAGGCTGGCAGCGTCAAGATGACCGCCGAGGTACAGAAGGAGAATGGCGTGGTAGTGACCGTTGCGAAGAAGCAGCCCATTGCCGGTATGATCAGCGCCACCGGTAAGGTTGAGGCCAATGCCGACCGAATCGCTCATGTCTCACCGCGCATCTCAGGCAAGATAGTCGCCGTTAAGGCCTCTTTAGGGGATAGCGTGGCTTCCGGACAATCCTTGGCGACCCTGGACAGCATCGAACTGGGGGAAGCCCTCAACCGTTACCAACAGTCGAAAACGAAACTTGCCCTGGCCCAGTCGAATATGGACCGGATCAAGGCCCTTGTGGAAAAGAAGATTGCCGCTCGCAAAGATATCCTCCAGGCGGAAACCGATTACAAGACCGCCCAAACCGAGCTGCATACCGACGAAGAGCGCTTGTCGCTGTATGGTGTTTCTGCGTCTGACCTCAAAGGAGACGGCCACAAAAAGCCGCGTCTGCCGGTACGCTCCCCAATCGGCGGCATCATTACCGAAAAACACGCTATCGTCGGCGAACTGGCCGATCCCTCCAAGAGCCTCTACACCGTTGCCGACCTCTCGTCGGTATGGGTGTTGGTGGACATTCACGAAAAGGACCTGGCCAAGGTGCGTAGGGGACAGCCGGCCATTGTCTCGGTAGGCGCATTTCCCGACCAGAAGCTGAAAGGTCGTATCACGTACATCGCCGATTTAGTTGACGAGACTACCAGAACTGTTAAAGCGCGGATTGAAGTTCCCAATCCCGGTCGGAAGCTGAAACCGGAGATGTTCGCTACTGTCGAATTGGCGCTTTCGGCTGGTGCACCGCCGGTTCTGGCTGTTCCCGAAGATGCCGTGCAGGACCTGGATGGTAAAAAGGTCGTCTTCATCGCGGAAAGTGATGCAGAGTTCGCCGTGCGCCAGGTTCAGGCAGGCCGGACGGCAGGCGGCATGGTCGAGATTGTCTCCGGCCTGAAAGAGGGTGATCGCTATGCAATCAAAGGAGCATTCATTCTCAAGTCGGAAATAAAGAAGGGCGAACTCGTCGACGAGCATGGCCACGGAGAGTAA
- a CDS encoding DUF302 domain-containing protein → MDLQTPYAFGKTVQSSFEETETKVRKELLQEGFGILTEIDVSRKFKEKLDRNFRKYVILGACNPAMAWEAFARELNIGTLLPCNVVVYETDDGSTAVMIMDPVAALALIGNPEISQLAGKVREKMERVLSVL, encoded by the coding sequence ATGGACCTGCAGACACCATATGCTTTCGGTAAAACAGTGCAGTCTTCATTCGAGGAAACGGAAACGAAAGTACGAAAAGAGCTGCTCCAGGAGGGTTTCGGTATTCTCACCGAAATCGATGTCTCCCGCAAGTTCAAGGAGAAGCTGGACAGGAATTTTCGCAAATATGTCATTTTAGGGGCATGCAACCCGGCAATGGCCTGGGAGGCATTCGCCAGGGAGCTGAATATCGGCACCCTGCTCCCCTGCAATGTGGTTGTTTACGAGACGGATGACGGCAGCACCGCCGTCATGATAATGGACCCGGTGGCAGCCCTGGCCCTGATCGGCAATCCGGAAATATCCCAGCTGGCCGGAAAGGTCAGGGAGAAAATGGAGCGGGTGCTGTCGGTACTGTGA
- a CDS encoding sigma-54-dependent transcriptional regulator, translated as MLTKGCILLIEDDETFRSFLQTILEDEGYEVRLAGDGREGDRVLARESFDLVITDLKMPGKSGLELFRETRQDPGSPPFIFLTAFGTVDEAVAAMKEGAVDFLTKPLAAPEALLSLVARTMESQTRNRAFLSLKEAEAAGLPPEELVFAGQVMQTLRKMVYDVAATTANVLVCGESGTGKELVARTVHLLSPRSRLPFVALNCAAIPENLLESELFGHERGAFTGALQARQGKFELAAGGTIFLDEVGEMPPAVQAKMLRVIQERVFERVGGRKEIKVDVRIIAATNRHLEDEVAARRFREDLYYRLNVFPLLLPPLRERLDALPALVDFFLQRFCRQLNKKLQRIEPEVLRAMRSHPWPGNVRELQNVMERAAILAHDCIRPEHLPESLFNRQVQEKPGGSRDMLRSMEREMIVKALQKNRGNRRLTADELGISRRTLQYRLREYDLIGET; from the coding sequence GTGTTAACAAAAGGTTGCATTCTGTTGATCGAGGATGACGAAACCTTCAGGAGCTTTCTCCAGACCATACTGGAGGACGAAGGTTATGAAGTGCGTCTGGCAGGTGATGGCCGTGAGGGGGACCGGGTGCTTGCGAGGGAGAGCTTCGATTTGGTCATTACCGATCTGAAAATGCCGGGCAAAAGCGGCCTTGAGCTGTTTCGGGAAACGAGACAGGATCCTGGCTCGCCCCCATTCATCTTTTTGACCGCCTTCGGCACGGTGGATGAGGCAGTGGCCGCCATGAAGGAAGGGGCTGTCGATTTTCTCACCAAGCCCCTTGCCGCTCCGGAAGCGCTCCTCTCCCTGGTTGCCAGGACCATGGAGAGCCAGACTAGAAACCGGGCTTTTCTTTCCCTGAAGGAAGCAGAAGCGGCAGGCCTTCCCCCCGAAGAACTTGTCTTTGCCGGGCAAGTCATGCAGACGCTACGAAAGATGGTTTACGATGTGGCGGCAACGACCGCCAACGTCCTTGTCTGTGGAGAAAGCGGCACCGGTAAGGAGCTGGTTGCCAGGACCGTACACCTCCTCAGCCCAAGAAGCAGGTTGCCTTTTGTCGCTCTCAACTGTGCAGCAATCCCGGAAAATCTCCTGGAAAGCGAACTTTTCGGCCATGAACGGGGAGCATTCACCGGAGCATTGCAGGCGCGACAGGGGAAATTCGAGCTGGCAGCTGGGGGAACCATCTTCCTCGACGAGGTGGGGGAAATGCCGCCGGCTGTCCAGGCAAAGATGCTGCGCGTTATCCAGGAACGCGTCTTCGAACGGGTTGGCGGGCGAAAAGAAATCAAGGTCGACGTGCGTATCATAGCCGCTACCAACCGCCACCTGGAGGATGAAGTTGCCGCGAGGCGCTTCCGCGAAGATCTGTATTACCGCCTGAATGTCTTCCCGCTGCTGCTCCCACCGCTACGTGAGCGGCTAGATGCCTTGCCGGCCCTGGTGGATTTCTTCCTGCAACGTTTCTGCCGTCAACTCAATAAGAAGCTGCAGCGAATAGAGCCGGAGGTACTCAGGGCCATGCGCTCCCATCCTTGGCCAGGCAACGTGCGGGAGTTGCAGAACGTCATGGAACGAGCAGCTATCCTTGCCCACGACTGTATCAGACCTGAACATCTGCCCGAATCGCTTTTCAACCGCCAAGTCCAGGAAAAGCCAGGAGGCAGCAGAGATATGCTGCGCAGCATGGAGCGGGAAATGATCGTCAAGGCCTTGCAGAAAAACCGTGGCAACCGCAGACTGACGGCCGACGAGCTGGGAATTTCCCGTCGGACCCTGCAATACAGGCTCAGGGAATACGACCTCATTGGCGAGACATAG
- a CDS encoding sensor histidine kinase, whose protein sequence is MLKRVVLLVGIVLTTSLCWFAVRNYHDASAIAEENLRGVALSITSAVENIVYHDPSLETLEGLHPADMAFLALTDDKGIYRFHSNPDLIGQPVEAPRPAAAGETGESRVTLGTGEKAYQYITPIHLPSSTLKLHLTLHTYRADTVIRKAKLNMAILFSLLMAGWILSAVIYRFALREKQHQREMAHRKDLARLGEMGAMLAHEIRNPLAGIKGFAQVIGKKPMDERNSAFAGKIVAETLRLESLVFNLLSYARSGPISATDFVVCGLIEGAVALVRGEVEAKGVIISIKCPEDLRLSGDRDRLGQVMLNLLQNAVQAVSHGGMVDIVADRSQAGVTMVITDNGAGIGKEVAERIFEPFFTTKARGTGLGLAICKKIVEEHGGTIGVAGKPGRGAAITLTFPAAMAA, encoded by the coding sequence ATGCTGAAAAGAGTTGTTCTGCTTGTCGGTATAGTCTTGACCACGTCACTATGCTGGTTTGCAGTACGCAATTATCACGATGCTTCTGCCATTGCCGAAGAAAATCTTCGCGGCGTCGCCCTCTCCATAACCTCGGCCGTGGAAAATATCGTCTATCATGATCCCTCTCTGGAGACGCTTGAGGGGCTCCACCCTGCCGATATGGCCTTTCTCGCCCTGACCGACGACAAAGGCATCTATCGCTTTCACTCCAACCCCGATCTGATCGGCCAACCGGTCGAAGCCCCTCGCCCCGCAGCAGCCGGCGAGACCGGTGAGAGCCGCGTCACCCTCGGCACCGGAGAAAAAGCCTACCAATACATTACCCCAATCCACCTCCCGAGCAGCACCCTTAAACTGCACCTCACCCTCCATACCTATCGGGCAGACACCGTTATCCGCAAGGCGAAACTCAACATGGCGATCCTCTTTTCGCTGCTAATGGCCGGCTGGATCCTCTCCGCTGTCATCTACCGCTTCGCCCTCAGGGAAAAACAACACCAGCGAGAAATGGCCCACCGGAAAGACCTTGCCAGGCTGGGAGAAATGGGCGCCATGCTCGCCCACGAAATCAGAAACCCCCTGGCAGGAATCAAGGGTTTCGCCCAGGTGATCGGGAAAAAGCCGATGGATGAACGAAACAGTGCCTTTGCCGGAAAGATCGTCGCAGAAACGTTGCGACTGGAAAGCCTGGTCTTCAATCTCCTCTCCTATGCCCGCAGTGGACCGATTTCTGCAACTGATTTCGTGGTATGTGGCCTTATCGAAGGGGCTGTTGCCCTGGTCAGGGGAGAGGTGGAAGCAAAAGGAGTTATCATATCCATTAAATGCCCGGAAGACTTGAGGCTAAGTGGCGACCGGGATCGTCTTGGACAGGTGATGCTCAATCTGCTGCAGAACGCTGTACAGGCCGTTTCCCATGGGGGAATGGTCGATATCGTTGCCGATCGGTCACAGGCAGGGGTGACCATGGTCATTACCGACAATGGAGCAGGTATCGGCAAAGAAGTAGCAGAGCGGATCTTTGAACCGTTTTTTACCACCAAAGCCAGAGGGACAGGCCTCGGGCTCGCCATTTGCAAAAAGATCGTCGAGGAACACGGCGGCACCATCGGCGTGGCCGGCAAACCCGGCCGGGGCGCCGCGATTACCTTGACTTTTCCCGCCGCCATGGCGGCGTAG
- a CDS encoding efflux RND transporter permease subunit, which produces MLEKIIACTLRQKGMVIFLSLLIVALGLYSYLKLPIDAFPDVTNIQVEVVSHADGLSALEIERNVTYPIEMAMRGLPDIEQMRSVTKFGLSIVTIVFKDNVDIYFARQLVFERLAEAREKVPKGVEVAMGPIGTAMGEIYQYTLEGKMPADPQQKLAYLTNLRTIQEWIVTPQLKSVAGVNEINSFGGYFKQYQVIVAPEKLLKYAITVDDVYSAIGSNNENVGGNLLERGTDQYIVRGVGLIKDVSDIENIVLKSAGGTPTYIRDVAQVKVGEAVRMGAAMKDGKDECVGGIVMMLRGENSRDVVRRVAEKVKEMNENNVLPEGIKLVPYYDRSDIVKASVGTVNKALIEGSILVLIVLYLLLNSFRGSFVVLIALPLSLLATFIVMKLVGITANLMSLGGLAISIGMIIDTTIIQVENVQRHLSEEGGKHPGLMTVLKAVMEVRKPSIFGELIIALTFIPILSLEGHEGKMFGPLAITVTIALLASLFLSIFVIPVLCILFLKPHPEKESFLMKHAGRLYLPLLDYAMNTKRVVLSVAGLLLVVSLFLLTRLGTEFIPIMDEGSFDMDVSMLPGVSLAKALEVNQMAAAKLKQFPELDTVVGRTGQTGVALDTRGADKTGYVGIFKPKDEWKRDISKEELINEMRESLESIAGITFGFSQPIQCRIDELLAGTRAQLILKLFGEDIDVLSEKSAEIAKVLSTVKGGTDLNAEKVTGQPYLTVNIDRAKIARYGLNISDVQKVIEIAVAGKAASQLFEENRSFDISVRLPEEKRNSLEAIKNLMITTKTGINVPLEQLAEVEMIEGPAQISRQDGVRRIGIEMNITGRDMGGFVAEAKQKIKEQVKLPAGYYLTWGGQFENQQRAMNKLMIIGPVAIGLILLLLYVTFRSIRLALLVICNLPFALIGGVFALFMSGQYLSVPASVGFVVLFGVAVLNGLVLVSRISQLRDEGFGLQEAIRKGSLDRLRPVLMTASIAIFSLMPMLLASGTGSEIQKPLATVVVGGLVTSTLLTLLIIPSVYGWFEKRKVEMEM; this is translated from the coding sequence ATGCTGGAAAAAATAATTGCCTGCACATTACGGCAGAAAGGGATGGTCATCTTCCTTTCCCTGCTGATTGTTGCCTTGGGATTGTATTCTTATCTGAAATTGCCGATCGATGCATTTCCGGATGTAACGAACATTCAGGTTGAAGTGGTAAGTCACGCCGACGGACTGTCGGCACTAGAAATTGAGAGGAATGTAACCTACCCGATTGAAATGGCAATGCGGGGCCTGCCCGACATCGAACAAATGCGTTCGGTGACCAAGTTCGGCCTGTCGATTGTCACCATTGTCTTCAAGGACAATGTGGATATCTATTTTGCACGCCAGCTGGTTTTCGAGCGGTTGGCGGAGGCCCGTGAAAAGGTCCCCAAGGGGGTTGAGGTAGCCATGGGGCCGATCGGCACGGCCATGGGGGAGATTTACCAATATACCCTCGAAGGAAAGATGCCGGCTGACCCACAGCAGAAGCTCGCCTATTTGACCAATCTGAGAACCATTCAGGAGTGGATTGTCACCCCCCAGCTGAAAAGTGTTGCCGGCGTAAACGAGATCAACTCCTTCGGCGGGTATTTCAAGCAGTACCAGGTGATCGTGGCCCCGGAAAAGCTGCTCAAATATGCCATAACCGTGGACGATGTCTATTCCGCCATCGGCAGCAACAACGAGAACGTCGGCGGCAACCTCTTAGAGCGGGGCACCGATCAGTACATCGTCCGCGGGGTCGGTTTGATAAAAGACGTCAGCGACATAGAAAATATCGTCCTGAAGTCTGCCGGTGGTACTCCGACGTATATCCGCGATGTGGCCCAGGTCAAGGTCGGCGAGGCGGTCCGCATGGGCGCCGCCATGAAGGACGGCAAGGATGAGTGTGTCGGCGGCATCGTCATGATGCTGCGCGGCGAAAACAGCCGTGACGTTGTGCGCCGGGTAGCGGAAAAAGTAAAGGAAATGAATGAAAACAATGTGCTTCCGGAGGGGATCAAACTTGTTCCCTATTATGACCGGAGCGACATTGTAAAAGCGAGTGTGGGTACCGTCAACAAAGCGCTGATCGAGGGCTCAATCCTGGTCCTGATCGTGCTGTACCTCTTGCTGAACAGTTTCCGGGGCAGTTTTGTCGTCCTTATCGCCTTGCCGCTGTCTCTATTGGCGACATTCATCGTCATGAAACTTGTCGGCATAACCGCCAACCTGATGTCCCTCGGCGGTCTGGCCATTTCCATCGGCATGATCATCGATACGACCATTATCCAGGTGGAAAACGTCCAGCGACATTTGAGCGAAGAGGGAGGAAAGCACCCTGGATTAATGACCGTGCTGAAAGCGGTCATGGAAGTCAGAAAGCCGAGTATCTTCGGCGAGCTTATCATTGCTCTCACTTTCATCCCCATCCTTTCCCTGGAAGGTCACGAAGGAAAGATGTTCGGCCCATTGGCTATAACGGTGACAATTGCACTTCTTGCCTCATTGTTCCTGTCAATATTCGTTATCCCGGTCCTCTGCATCCTGTTTCTGAAACCGCACCCGGAAAAAGAGAGTTTCCTCATGAAGCATGCCGGCAGGCTCTATCTGCCGCTGCTCGACTATGCCATGAATACGAAGCGCGTGGTGTTGAGTGTTGCGGGTCTGCTTCTGGTTGTTTCTCTCTTCCTGTTAACACGGCTGGGAACGGAGTTCATCCCGATCATGGATGAAGGCTCGTTTGACATGGATGTTTCCATGCTCCCCGGTGTTTCCCTGGCCAAGGCTTTGGAAGTAAACCAAATGGCCGCAGCGAAGCTGAAGCAGTTTCCGGAATTGGACACTGTCGTGGGCCGAACCGGGCAGACCGGGGTCGCCCTGGATACCAGGGGGGCTGACAAGACCGGCTACGTGGGGATCTTCAAACCGAAGGACGAATGGAAGCGGGATATATCCAAAGAAGAGCTGATCAATGAGATGCGGGAATCTCTTGAATCGATTGCAGGCATTACTTTCGGCTTCAGTCAGCCGATCCAATGCCGTATTGACGAACTCCTTGCCGGAACACGGGCGCAGCTGATTCTCAAGCTGTTTGGTGAAGATATCGATGTGCTGAGTGAGAAATCGGCCGAAATCGCCAAAGTTCTGTCCACGGTAAAGGGTGGGACCGATCTGAATGCGGAAAAAGTTACGGGGCAGCCCTACCTGACGGTCAACATCGACCGGGCAAAGATTGCCCGCTATGGCCTGAATATCAGTGACGTGCAAAAGGTGATCGAAATTGCCGTGGCTGGTAAAGCAGCATCGCAGCTGTTTGAGGAAAATCGCAGCTTCGATATCTCGGTTCGCCTGCCGGAAGAAAAAAGGAATTCCCTGGAAGCGATCAAGAATCTGATGATCACTACGAAAACCGGGATCAATGTGCCGCTGGAACAGCTGGCTGAAGTGGAGATGATCGAAGGCCCGGCCCAGATCAGCCGCCAGGACGGAGTGAGAAGAATCGGCATCGAGATGAACATCACTGGCCGGGATATGGGCGGATTTGTTGCCGAGGCCAAGCAGAAAATCAAGGAGCAGGTCAAGCTGCCGGCCGGCTATTATCTCACCTGGGGTGGACAATTCGAGAATCAGCAACGGGCCATGAACAAGCTGATGATCATCGGACCGGTAGCCATCGGTTTGATACTGCTGCTGCTGTACGTCACATTCAGATCGATCCGCCTGGCGTTGCTGGTCATCTGCAATCTGCCGTTCGCCTTGATCGGCGGAGTCTTCGCCCTCTTCATGTCGGGGCAATATCTGTCGGTTCCGGCATCGGTAGGATTTGTCGTTTTGTTCGGCGTTGCCGTCCTGAACGGGCTGGTTCTGGTATCGCGCATCTCGCAACTGCGTGATGAAGGCTTTGGATTGCAGGAGGCCATCAGGAAGGGAAGTCTCGATCGATTGCGTCCGGTACTGATGACCGCATCAATCGCTATTTTCAGTCTGATGCCCATGCTGCTGGCAAGCGGAACGGGCTCTGAAATCCAGAAGCCACTGGCAACGGTTGTTGTGGGGGGACTGGTTACCTCGACGCTGCTGACACTGCTGATCATCCCGTCGGTGTATGGCTGGTTCGAGAAGAGGAAGGTCGAAATGGAAATGTAA
- a CDS encoding transporter produces MGKKVTTKVLFKVMALTVVSIVAASTAEASDRLLSLGLGMEFTSGSYGSPVRTDSIVVPLTVTVTPGERAAFSVEFPWVRQSNSNVVAGQFRQMLGQQSGMAKATEAMGTPGSGSGMTGSGATAMTTSDTGRAQSGLGDITLRAGYIMAKEGAILPQIRPHLSVKIPTADSDRGLGTGKFDEGFAIEFFKWFGDWQTVVEPGYTFQGKVDGLSLKNYFSLNGGLGYQVTDNFMPAFILKSSTALTEDATALLEARLKLIYQVTSKIGIEFYAAKGITSSTADYSTGFSVFYDL; encoded by the coding sequence ATGGGAAAAAAAGTGACGACAAAAGTACTGTTTAAGGTAATGGCGTTAACTGTTGTATCCATTGTTGCAGCATCAACAGCAGAAGCTTCCGACCGGTTGCTTTCACTGGGGCTCGGAATGGAATTCACATCGGGAAGCTACGGTAGCCCGGTCCGCACCGACTCCATCGTCGTTCCCCTGACGGTCACCGTAACCCCCGGGGAGCGCGCAGCCTTCTCCGTGGAATTTCCCTGGGTGCGACAGAGCAACAGCAACGTGGTTGCAGGCCAGTTCCGGCAGATGCTGGGACAGCAGTCAGGGATGGCCAAGGCAACCGAAGCCATGGGGACACCAGGCTCCGGATCGGGCATGACCGGAAGCGGCGCCACAGCAATGACCACCAGCGACACCGGCAGGGCCCAGAGCGGCCTCGGCGACATCACCCTGCGCGCCGGCTACATCATGGCCAAAGAAGGGGCGATACTGCCGCAGATCCGCCCTCACCTGTCGGTGAAGATCCCCACTGCCGACAGCGACAGGGGCCTGGGAACCGGCAAGTTCGACGAGGGCTTTGCCATTGAATTCTTCAAATGGTTCGGCGACTGGCAGACCGTCGTCGAACCGGGCTACACCTTTCAGGGCAAGGTAGACGGCCTCTCCTTGAAAAACTACTTCAGCCTGAACGGCGGCCTCGGCTACCAGGTTACCGACAACTTCATGCCGGCCTTCATCCTCAAAAGCTCTACGGCTCTCACCGAAGATGCAACGGCATTGCTGGAAGCACGCCTGAAGCTGATCTACCAGGTAACATCAAAGATAGGCATCGAATTTTACGCAGCCAAAGGAATAACATCCTCAACCGCAGATTACAGTACCGGATTCTCCGTTTTCTACGATCTGTAG